The genomic segment AGTCGTGGATGTTCAAATTGCATCGGGACTCTTTGAGCAAATTGTGATTGCGGGTCAAAGTGAATCAGATAATATTACAACCGTAGATTTACAGAGACAACAGATTTGGCCTTGTTTTGTAGATGTTCATACCCATTTAGATAAAGGTCATATTTGGGAACGTTCGCCGAATACAAAAGGAACCTTTAACGATGCGTTAACGGCCACGTTTAAAGATGAAGAAACCTGGACGGCGGAAGATATTTATCGACGCATGGAATTTGGATTAAAGTGTAGTTATGTACATGGAACAAAAGCGATTAGGACTCATTTAGATTCTTCAGGACGGTTAATAGACTTAAGTTGGGATGTGTTTAAAACCCTAAGAACAGAATGGGAAAATCGTTTAATCTTACAAGCGGTGGCTTTAGCTTCTTTGGATTATTATTTAACGCCAGAGGGTGAACAACTTATTGATAAAATTGCAGAATTAGGCGGAATTTTAGGGGGAGTTGCCTATATGAACGCTGATTTAGATCAGCAAATTAACCGAGTTTTTGAAATAGCTAAAGAACGGAAATTAAACTTAGATTTCCATGTTGATGAAACGGGAGAAGCAGAATCAATTTGTTTATATAAAATTGCTGAAGCAGCGTTAAAATATAATTTTGAAGGTCAAATTGTTTGCGGACATTGTTGTAGTTTAGCCGTACAACCCGATGATGTTGTTCAACATACCTTAAATTTAGTTAAATCAGCCGGAATTGGGGTTGTGAGTTTACCAATGTGTAATCTCTATTTACAAGATCGTCAATATCATTCCTCTGAATCTCCAAAAACCCCCCACTGGCGAGGGACAACCTTAGTTCATGAATTGAAACAAACCGGGGTTCCCGTTGCTTTTGCGAGTGATAATTGTCGAGATCCGTTTTATGGATTTGGCGATCATGATAGCTTAGAAGTGTTTAAAATGGCGGTGAGAATTTGCCATTTAGATCGACCTTTTGAAGATTGGTTATGTAGTGTTACAACAACTCCAGCCGATTTAATGGGGTTATCAGATGTAGGACGAATTGGTGTCGGACTTCCAGCAGATTTTATTATTTTTAAAGGTCGTTATTTGAGTGAAATCTTATCCCGTCAACAAAGCGATCGCATTGTGGTAAGAAAAGGTAAAATATTAGAGGATAAATTACCCGATTATTCAGAATTAGATGATCTGATTTTCCATCACCCTTAATTAAAGTTGAGATTATAGGCTTCTAAGTTTTGATTAGATCAACCTAGGGAAATTCTTCTCAAAAAAAAGCGGTTTTAAAAAGACAAGATTTTAATGATTTATTTTTGTCTATATTAATAATTGATTGTTATATTTATAACAATCAAAAATATTTATTATAAATTTTAAAAACTAAAAATTTCATAAAGAATCTTTTTTTACTTTACTACAGATTTAAACTATACTTTAATCAAGCAAACCAGATTATGACTTGCACCCTGTATGAATAACAAACCCACCTACACCATTTTAACTGTAGATGATAGTGCAGAAGATAGAGAAATTTTTTGTCGTTATTTATACAAAGAGACGATCTGCTACTATCAAATTTTAGAAGCAGAATTAGTGAGTGAAGCATTAGAGATTTGTGATCGGACTCTACCGGATCTGATCCTGTTGGATTATCTATTACCTGATGATAATGGATTGGTATTTTTGCAGGAATGGCAAAAACGCTATAGAAACAGCGTTGTCCCGGTAATCCTGTTAACAGGAGAGGGAAACGAAACCATCGCCACCGAGGCTATCAAATATGGTGCATACGATTATTGGGTTAAAGGGAAATTGAGCAGTTCTGAGATTCGCCAGAAAACTCTGTTTTTATTACAACAGTTAAGCTTAAAACGGCAAATCGCCCGTCAACAAGAACAGCAGAATTTAGTTAACAGTATTGCCCTGCGAATTCGCGAATCTCTGCGATTAGAACAAGTATTACAAAGGACTGTGGAGGAAGTGCGGGAGTGTCTCCAGACTGATCGGGTTTTAATCTACAAATTTTTGCCTGATTTCAGTGGGGTGATGGTAGCAGAATCCGTATTACCCCCGAATAGGGTCTGTTTCAACCTCCAATTCGAAGATGTCTGTTTTAAGGAAAACTATCTGCAACCCTATCGCCAAGGTAGAGTTTTTGTAGCCTCAGATATTGACATCGCTGACATCGCTGAATGCCATCGCGAGATGTTAAAAAGCTTTGATGTTCGGGCTAATTTGGTTGTGCCACTCTTATTAAGTAACTACAATACTTCAGAAACCAGTTGTTCAATCTCAAAACCAGAAACTGAGTATAATTTATGGGGGTTATTAATCGCCCATCAATGTGATCGCCCCCGTCAATGGCAAGATGACGAAATCAATTTGTTACAGCAGTTAGCGTTACAACTGGTGATCGCCATTCAACAAGCAGAAATGTATGAATGGTTAGAGACAGAACTTTACAAACACATCGATGCTGAATTACTCGAACGCCAGCGCGTAGCGGCAGAATTTCGCGCTTTAGTCGAAAACGCCACAGATATTATTTATCGCATTGATCTCGAAATGCGTTATCTCTACTTTAATCCCGCGATCGAGAAGTTAGTCCAACAACCCGCGTCTAACTTAATTGGCAAGACCCCGGAGGATTTAGGAGTTTGTTCAGAGATTATTAATTTATGGAATACTACTCTCAATCAAATTATTCAGACAAAAACTCAAGAAACTATTGAACATCCCTTTCCTGATTTGAATAGCTCGATTTGGCTTCAAATTCGGATTGTCCCCGAATTCAATGAAGCCGGGGAAGTTTATTCATTTCTCTGTATTGCCCGCGATATTAGCCAGAACAAACATCATGAACAAATGTTAAAATTTCAAGCTGAGATTCTCGAAAGAATCCACGATTCGGTCGTTTCTACTGACCTTTCTGGGAAAATTTGCACTTGGAATCGAGGAGCGGAAAAACTCTATGGTTATACTGCTGCTGAAGCCATTGGTCAAAATATTAGCATACTCTATTATCCTGAAGATTTTCCTNAGCAGTCTATTTTAATCCTGCCATCGAGAAGTTAATGCAACAACCTGCCACTAACTTAATCGGTAAGACCTTGGAAGATTTAGGATTTTGTGCAGAGATTATTAATTTATGGAATACTACTCTCAATCAAATTATTCAGACAAAAACTCAAGAAACTATTGAACATCCCTTTCCTGNATTTTTGATACTTTACTAGCAAAAGAAGGTTATGAATTAGGTTACGTTTCTAAGGCAAAACAAGCTTTTAATCTTCTCGAAACTTCTCAACCTGATGTCATTTTGTTAGATGTGATGATGCCAGAAATGAATGGCATAGAATTCTGTAAATTATTTAAAGCGAATCCCCAATGGTCACATATTCCGGTGATTATGGTGACAGCCCTTTCGAGTAAAGAAGATTTATCCCAATGTTTACAGGCGGGT from the Planktothrix tepida PCC 9214 genome contains:
- a CDS encoding PAS domain S-box protein gives rise to the protein MNNKPTYTILTVDDSAEDREIFCRYLYKETICYYQILEAELVSEALEICDRTLPDLILLDYLLPDDNGLVFLQEWQKRYRNSVVPVILLTGEGNETIATEAIKYGAYDYWVKGKLSSSEIRQKTLFLLQQLSLKRQIARQQEQQNLVNSIALRIRESLRLEQVLQRTVEEVRECLQTDRVLIYKFLPDFSGVMVAESVLPPNRVCFNLQFEDVCFKENYLQPYRQGRVFVASDIDIADIAECHREMLKSFDVRANLVVPLLLSNYNTSETSCSISKPETEYNLWGLLIAHQCDRPRQWQDDEINLLQQLALQLVIAIQQAEMYEWLETELYKHIDAELLERQRVAAEFRALVENATDIIYRIDLEMRYLYFNPAIEKLVQQPASNLIGKTPEDLGVCSEIINLWNTTLNQIIQTKTQETIEHPFPDLNSSIWLQIRIVPEFNEAGEVYSFLCIARDISQNKHHEQMLKFQAEILERIHDSVVSTDLSGKICTWNRGAEKLYGYTAAEAIGQNISILYYPEDFPXQSILILPSRS
- a CDS encoding cytosine deaminase, which encodes MIPNTSCYCLKNVRVPVCVLKDKDESIANSVNQEGMAVVDVQIASGLFEQIVIAGQSESDNITTVDLQRQQIWPCFVDVHTHLDKGHIWERSPNTKGTFNDALTATFKDEETWTAEDIYRRMEFGLKCSYVHGTKAIRTHLDSSGRLIDLSWDVFKTLRTEWENRLILQAVALASLDYYLTPEGEQLIDKIAELGGILGGVAYMNADLDQQINRVFEIAKERKLNLDFHVDETGEAESICLYKIAEAALKYNFEGQIVCGHCCSLAVQPDDVVQHTLNLVKSAGIGVVSLPMCNLYLQDRQYHSSESPKTPHWRGTTLVHELKQTGVPVAFASDNCRDPFYGFGDHDSLEVFKMAVRICHLDRPFEDWLCSVTTTPADLMGLSDVGRIGVGLPADFIIFKGRYLSEILSRQQSDRIVVRKGKILEDKLPDYSELDDLIFHHP